The genomic stretch TGAGTTTGCCGACCTTATCCTTTTTAGGATTGCTGCTGCCGCTGTTAATCTTCAGCTCTTTTTTGATAAGCTGAGTAACAGGAGGAGTTTTGAGAACAAAAGTGAAGCTTCTGTCTTCAAAAATTGTGAGCTGAACAGGGATAATGTAATCTCCCATGTTCTGGGTTGCAGCGTTAAACGACTTGCAGAATTCCATTATGTTCACCCCTCTCTGACCCAGAGCGGGACCGATTGGGGGTGAAGGGTTAGCCTTGCCGGCCGGAACCTGAA from Geovibrio ferrireducens encodes the following:
- the rplK gene encoding 50S ribosomal protein L11, yielding MAKKVLGQLKLQVPAGKANPSPPIGPALGQRGVNIMEFCKSFNAATQNMGDYIIPVQLTIFEDRSFTFVLKTPPVTQLIKKELKINSGSSNPKKDKVGKLTREQLVRIAEHKLPDFNTKNIDEAVKIVAGSARSMGVEVEL